ATAACTGTCATTAACTTGTTGGTTTTTAATTACCAGAAGGTTATTTGAATGCTTAAATTTTTCTGCTATGCTCTGtcagtatttaaatattgataGTACATCGATATCTTCTCTTATACGTtcaataatattggtaatatattGATCATCCAAAGTCCCCTATATAGATTACAAGAAACATTGTAtcgttgttaaatatttataataataataataataataatctgtATTTCTTGCAGATGATTTTGAACCTCTTGATGATGAGGCTGACTACGAAACCATTAATAGGAACAACTCGGCTATACATATTCGTGTGTTTCGAAAATTTTTGATAGGTAGTCTTAAATACCAAGAATAAAGCAACTTAACAAAGGATTATCAAAGTTTTTTGGAAATATTCTACcatttaataaacaaaaaacaTTCACAACATgataaataatcaaataaaaataaattaataattgtgcCAGATTCAATTCCCttaaaatgatattttcttTGAATGAATTAGTACATTGGTTGggtttaacaatttttgaaatatggataaatttaatttcattaacaaTCTTTACGGTGTTATTAGCTCTTAAGTTAgacgataattattttttggGTCAATCAGGATGGTGGACAGTGTTTTCGCCACTTTTTGTAGCAGATGGTCTAAACACTTACTTTTgcacaattatatttataagaatGCATATGGGAGGTATGCTCAAGGATGCTATTCTGCGAGGATTCTGGAGTTTCACATCGCtgcttttaatatttgttttcaaGTATCTTTTGTGTAAAAAGTTATCAGGACAAAGTACTCTAGAATATTCGGAAGTTTTAACTCCTGTATTTATTGTTTTACAAATAATAGCAGTTAGAGCATTTCAATTCAATTGATTAGTACAAAGTACTATTACAAAAGTCTGTTATAGAATTTCCATATTAAATTTACGAGTAATGTataacaattttagaaatataaaacttaaatatattgaataattaattttttagtggtttaaacatttcatttgcttttgtaataatataaacattacaGGGGGTATGTTTTTTGTTCTGTTATTTGTAGAACGATGAACCATTATTAAGTAcatatttaaaatagaaaaaactGAAATGTAAACATCGTATACTAATAAAAGACATTGTTTATAGcgttgttataaaatttttgtctTGCGTTTAAGTATGTTAAGGCTATGGATGATTTAACATCACAAATAAAGATAATTTTATATCTTATTCAAATTAAGAATCTGTATTAGTCCGTGTATAATGCATGTTACAGAAAATAACAGAAAGGTAATTGATTTAAATCTAAATGTAGAGTTTACTTTGTTACTgctgaatatttattatacaagtaCTACATCTTTTAacaattatattcatttattttttcataaacTTTTTATACTATatactgtataaaatataaaagttcgaTATAAAGATTAAACATTATTACATTCAAGTGTTTAAAATAACGGCCCACTACATTCTATCGTTTTTTTCCGCTTCTATGTATAGCCATTATCTAAATAGGGCCATATGATGAGACTTTGCTGCAACTTGCATTGAATGttgtttttaaatgttcattatAGATTCGGATAAAAAAGAAACTCATtattttctttacaattttGAGTAACTGACTTCAGTAAAATAACGAagcttaaaaaaattcaaattgtttGGTCCAATTTTAAAAAAGTTATTCAGATTTAATGGAtgtcaaaatatttgtattatccaTGGGCTTATACAGTTGTAAGAACAGAGATAATATTTTGCATCAAGTAAaaacagaatattaaaaaagtgCAGATGAGACTTAAATAGTAAAATGATATGAATATGGGCATCTAACGAGGTAATAATAAACGATAAAACtgaattaatttgatatatttagtAATGCTCTACTTAAATTCTAAAGATAAACAATTGACAAGCGTAAAGCTTAGGATGGTCTGAACTCTCCCTCCAACCCTCTATGTGTAAAATCAATATTTCTAACAGAAGGGTGAGAGAAAGAGACAAGGATAGCCGCGAATAGGGGAAGGGGCGCGAGTACAACTACTCTATAAGCAAAGCCTGTTGCTGCTGTCACATTTCAAACTTCGTTGTTGCGATAACTTGCTCCTTTCAATTGGAAAACTTTTATTCTCcctattattacaatttaaaaataagaactgAAGTTAGTGATGTGCTGTGAATATCAATCCGGAGATTATGGATCTGGTGACTAACTGGACTGATGGTCAGTTGTTCCTTATGTTATCATTTATTTTGcagtattaataaatgaaataattttatatctttatTTGAAAGAGTATACATAAACATgtaatttaacattaaatattattataaaaatgataatataacgAGATACAGTAAAAGAAAACAATTTACTTTATTGTTGTCTCATATCATTCTGTCTAGATCTTATAATTATTAGTATTTATCTAAACATTTATTTGACTACGCGTATCAATCTtagacaatttttttattccatGACATTATTTTCTTCCAGTTTTAATATTACACATAACATCAATATTTCAAACATGATTCTTTCTTTATACTTCGAATAAAGAACTAAAATACACATtacaatttatgttttatcagtAGGTACGAACGTTACCTTGCCTACACTAATACTTGGACAAAAATGTGCTTACAATTCAACGGAATCTTCATCATTGATTACAACTCCAAAATTGGTGTCAATAAATCAAGAGTTGAAATGGATTTTTCTTTTACATACATATGGTTTTGCCTGTTTGTTCTTTGTACttgcattttatacatttctatcTATTCTACATTTAAGGTATGTATGCAATGATTAATATGATATTTTAAAGATATAAAGGCACATGAAAGTTTTGTTGGTCTTTTCAGGTCTCTTATATCTAGCCAGCCTTTTATGTCTACGATTAATATGTTTTTGTGTATACTCGGAGCATCAAGAGCAATTTGCCTCTTTATAGATCCATACAATCTTAAAGATATCATGCCCAAAATTATTGGATCTGTGATATGGGATATTGGATTTCCCTGTGTCATGTCTGCTTTTAGTCTTATACAATTGGCTTGTTTGCAATTAACTCAGGTAATTTTAACTATGTAAATAATCTTGACATTGTAAacaaaaaaaacaaaagaaaatgacCTAATCtttgatttaataaatttttagcttAAATTTGGACCAGAAAAAATACAGAAAGAGTCTTGCCTCAGTTTAGTTATAACGGCACACTTCTTTTCTGTGATTGCTAGCGACATTGTTCTTGCTTCTCATAACTGTTACATGGTAAAATACGTGGTCCAAACAGTGTTCCTTATTTGGAGTattcttttatatttgatatttctacACGCAggatacaaaatatttcatttactaCGAACTGTACCAAGTAGTATGTTGATGAGAGACAATTCAAATATGCACCACAAAGGTTTATTTCTACAGTTTATTAGTTTTATTGTAGATAAAgctacatatttattaaaaagttttgCATAGATGTTCTATGAGTAATTGTTCAGTCAGTATcactaataatattaaataccaTTTTAGGCATTATGCAATTAGCTATGTTAGCACCCTATAATAACTTAGCATCATCCGTGGCTGCTGCCTTAGTACCTACTTTGCTCAATTCTAAAGTTAAAGACATAGAAGAAGCTGACCCCGCAACTTTTACAACCGATTCAAACAAAACTACATCAggtaaaaattagaataaaaatataaaaatgaataaaaagttTTTTGAAACTTTTGCCCTTAACATCATTACAGAGGGACTTGCTAAAACAGCTAGAAAAGAACAAATTGAAAGGGACACTAACAAATTTCCTTGTAAAGGCACATTACAGGACGAGAAAGTAGTACCTACGTCAACAGTACCAGAAGTATATGTTAGACCTCCGACGCCAACACCGTTGACTATTAATGAACCTATAATAACTGTAACAAGTCCAAGTCGTAGAAGCTCCGTAGCCAGTAGACGGAGCAGCGATGCGTCTAAATCTTCTCGAAGGAATTCAGAATGtagtgttagatttataaacgAAGAAGATGGCTTTTCATCGGGATATCGGCGCAACTCTGATTTTAGTCCAAAACATTCACCCGAAATTAATAGAAGACGATCTCCAGATAGAATGTCTAGAAGATATTCCGAAAACGTTACACCATTGGGAAGCGTTAAAGATTTAAGACGATGTTCTGATTTTTCGCACGAAAAAAATCGAAGTTCTCAATTTGCTGCTAAATTGAAAAGAAACAGCGATTTTGGAAACAGGACACCGAGACGAATGTTACCTCCGACTGAGcattcaaaattaccaaaagttATGGATTTGAGTCCTTCAGGTAAACTaaaatttacacaaaaattaCGAACTAAAAACacgtatatacaatatatatatatacatacatataaaataatgtataatttatCTTTTAATTACGCTTTAGGATCAAGACGCAATTCCGATATTAGCGGTTTTACTCCCAGAATTGAATTACGCCGAAGTTCAGATATTTCTTTCCGAGATAATTCGAAACTTGGCCAAATCAAGTCACTGGATTTAAATCGTCGAAGTAGCGATATAAGTATCAGAACTTTAAGTAGGAGTCCCACTCATGGGCGTAGCATAGTTCCTGAAAAAATGGAGATACAAGAAAAATCTGAATCTGATTCGGACCAACCTGATTGTAGTGAGAAAGCAGCTCTAATGACGGAAAAGAATAAAGATAAAGATAATGATGATGGGAAAACTCAGAAGAAAAATTTGTCATGGAAAaacgaaaaagagaaagagaatgtCGAAGATATAACAGTCGAGGCTAATTTATTGCCGCAGAACGCAACGTCCGAAAGAAAAATTTCGGTATTTTTCTACAATTTGTTCATCAGTTTTTATTTAACGGGAATGCATTCGCATTACTAtggatttaaacatttattttcagACAGGTGATTTCACGCTCCACTCAATACTGAATCACATTGCATACGTAAATAGAACAAAATCTGATACACCTCTGCATATATTAGAAGCAAACACCGCAGCTATTAGAAGATGGCAGATCCGAAAAGTATTGAATGTTACATATGCAACTGCAATTTTAGGAATTCTTTTATGTATTACAGAGATTTTTAGACCACAAGGTAATATTGTATTACGACTACGATCattgtttgaatttataaataaacatatCATATCGAAATTAAggaaaataacaattttgtaaCAGAATGGATAAGACTTaacagttaatattaatttaatatgttatataaattcTATTTAACGTTATATTATCGGAATaaaaataacttttattttcaaatttttagggttTAGAACTGAAACTGTAAAATGTACTATGGCTATTATTCTATTCTCTCCTAAAACATGGCCCTGGTTTATGCATCAAACTATTTGTAGAGGTTTAGAATTGATAATGGGATGGGCAATGGCAAGTATTACTAAACAACCATCGGTTCGTCCACGACATCAGTATCTGAGTGGTTATCCTAATTGTAATATACATGTGAAACGAGGTAATAATCCTTACATATAAagcaatatatttttaaatctatatAGATCCAAAGAATTGATATgccaaaacaaatatttttgaaactttatacTTTGTTGGTGCATTTAtgttttaaaatacataaaagtatatttacaatactttttcatgaatattttttttatatcagtattaatatttaaagaatcAAATTTGGTGATAGTGTTTCtaagaaaagagaagaaaattaaaagtatgATTCGCTTTCTCTGTTGCCATTAACAATTCGgaatgatttttaatttgttgcaTTATAAAACACAACGCGTTTGGTTTTTTTAATCATAGTAAATAATGattatgataaataaataatacaaaggAATCTGATAAATAAGATATTTAAGTAAATATAGCAATAGATCAGAATATTGTTCCAAAGAAGAACAGCGTGTTCTATCTTatacataaaaaatacatatatcaaattttaaaaaaaaaactttacATAAGAAATGTTCTTCTaaagaatatattttgattgagaaatatttctatttttacagTAGattagtttaaaaaaaaattattttgataatattttacGTTTCTGTTTCTTCATCAAATCCTTACGAGAAATATGTTAAATCAAATATAACATGttttcatattataataaaataatgaatctgtttaaaaaaaaaaaaaaaaaaaaaaaaaaaatactactGTTTCCTAAGGAAGACCTTAAAttctgtatatgtataaaaaaaagtattataGTAGATAAATCACTTATAAATAAGTTTTTACTCTGTGTCTACTGCAccaaatgataaataattagTAGTAATAATGCCAGTTCAAGTTTAAAGTGCCCTACTATCAAATGTTCAACAAGAACTCTTTATAACTGATGTGTTATCAATTTACCTGCAAATGCAAATTGTAACAGTGTTGTGATCCTACATGTGATACATAATTTATGTGTAGAGTAGAAGACCATTTTACGCTTATGTAAGTGTTTTAAAGTATATTACTTTTTATGAGAGAAAATACCgataaatatgaattatttattattttgaaatgcaTTACTATATTTCGCTTTCTTCGAATCACTATAAGATATGATCTTtcagtatatttattatttttttaattaagtctTTCAATTATTTATCGTTTCTAATGTAAGcatcaattaatataattttgtacactTTTCTTCTGGTGGTAATTTATTAATACCttttaatgtaaataaatttttgcattttttcattattttacttgGAAGAACCATTTCATCGACTATacctatttttaaaatacatacaaATACTACAATAtactaattatttatattaataaaatgatgTTTGTTTAGTGTTGTAAATGTAGACTggttgattttatttgtataacaTAAGTTTATTATCGATGTTtacattcaaataatttaatgttgTTCGAATTAGTCATAAAATAAGTAACAAATATCTTACATAAGCATGAAAGGTCTGACTATTTGTCTGGAAAATATATTAGATTTTAGTACATACATAGTAACATATTATCAATGTTCAATGTGCCAAATACTTGTGTTACCTAcattaaatgtttataaaaattgaattgtgtgacttataaaattattattataaaccaatatttatatacaattcaatgtataatatttaatgatattaTTTTCATTGAACCGATACTGTTCAAGAGAACAGTGTACaataaaatactatttttattcacaaagagtggattagtattattattattactattattattatacactaCCCGTACTGTTTttgtaaaagtaaataaaactattatttaacaaaatccaaagtagtttattaaaatattactctttgtaaatttctttgttaattttatGGAATGTAACAAACATGTATAACCATAAacattaataaatgaaaaaattactttttttttatttaataaataaaggtattatattataagattgaaataaaattattccggCTTCGTTGAATCTTCGTTCTTATAATTTCACAGTTTTTATACAAGTTTAGTGCACTAATATAGTAAGGATCATTTACATAACTTGTGTGTAATGTCAAGCTAGAATCCGTATTTTGCAGGGACTCTTAGAACGTTTAAATAATCAATtgcaattaatatatatatatatttttttttaattacggTATTAAATGTATCATTCACGTTACTTACACTGTACATGACATAAAGAATTATCTTAACCATGGTAATCAAAGTAATCTATTTCTGGTTCAGCTGTCTTCACGGTGGACTGTGTTTCTGGTTTTTGATTTCTTTGTGTAGGCAGTG
Above is a window of Megachile rotundata isolate GNS110a chromosome 1, iyMegRotu1, whole genome shotgun sequence DNA encoding:
- the LOC100883163 gene encoding uncharacterized protein LOC100883163 isoform X2; its protein translation is MSTINMFLCILGASRAICLFIDPYNLKDIMPKIIGSVIWDIGFPCVMSAFSLIQLACLQLTQLKFGPEKIQKESCLSLVITAHFFSVIASDIVLASHNCYMVKYVVQTVFLIWSILLYLIFLHAGYKIFHLLRTVPSSMLMRDNSNMHHKGIMQLAMLAPYNNLASSVAAALVPTLLNSKVKDIEEADPATFTTDSNKTTSEGLAKTARKEQIERDTNKFPCKGTLQDEKVVPTSTVPEVYVRPPTPTPLTINEPIITVTSPSRRSSVASRRSSDASKSSRRNSECSVRFINEEDGFSSGYRRNSDFSPKHSPEINRRRSPDRMSRRYSENVTPLGSVKDLRRCSDFSHEKNRSSQFAAKLKRNSDFGNRTPRRMLPPTEHSKLPKVMDLSPSGSRRNSDISGFTPRIELRRSSDISFRDNSKLGQIKSLDLNRRSSDISIRTLSRSPTHGRSIVPEKMEIQEKSESDSDQPDCSEKAALMTEKNKDKDNDDGKTQKKNLSWKNEKEKENVEDITVEANLLPQNATSERKISTGDFTLHSILNHIAYVNRTKSDTPLHILEANTAAIRRWQIRKVLNVTYATAILGILLCITEIFRPQGFRTETVKCTMAIILFSPKTWPWFMHQTICRGLELIMGWAMASITKQPSVRPRHQYLSGYPNCNIHVKRGNNPYI
- the LOC100883273 gene encoding transmembrane protein 203; protein product: MIFSLNELVHWLGLTIFEIWINLISLTIFTVLLALKLDDNYFLGQSGWWTVFSPLFVADGLNTYFCTIIFIRMHMGGMLKDAILRGFWSFTSLLLIFVFKYLLCKKLSGQSTLEYSEVLTPVFIVLQIIAVRAFQFN
- the LOC100883163 gene encoding uncharacterized protein LOC100883163 isoform X1, which encodes MDLVTNWTDVGTNVTLPTLILGQKCAYNSTESSSLITTPKLVSINQELKWIFLLHTYGFACLFFVLAFYTFLSILHLRSLISSQPFMSTINMFLCILGASRAICLFIDPYNLKDIMPKIIGSVIWDIGFPCVMSAFSLIQLACLQLTQLKFGPEKIQKESCLSLVITAHFFSVIASDIVLASHNCYMVKYVVQTVFLIWSILLYLIFLHAGYKIFHLLRTVPSSMLMRDNSNMHHKGIMQLAMLAPYNNLASSVAAALVPTLLNSKVKDIEEADPATFTTDSNKTTSEGLAKTARKEQIERDTNKFPCKGTLQDEKVVPTSTVPEVYVRPPTPTPLTINEPIITVTSPSRRSSVASRRSSDASKSSRRNSECSVRFINEEDGFSSGYRRNSDFSPKHSPEINRRRSPDRMSRRYSENVTPLGSVKDLRRCSDFSHEKNRSSQFAAKLKRNSDFGNRTPRRMLPPTEHSKLPKVMDLSPSGSRRNSDISGFTPRIELRRSSDISFRDNSKLGQIKSLDLNRRSSDISIRTLSRSPTHGRSIVPEKMEIQEKSESDSDQPDCSEKAALMTEKNKDKDNDDGKTQKKNLSWKNEKEKENVEDITVEANLLPQNATSERKISTGDFTLHSILNHIAYVNRTKSDTPLHILEANTAAIRRWQIRKVLNVTYATAILGILLCITEIFRPQGFRTETVKCTMAIILFSPKTWPWFMHQTICRGLELIMGWAMASITKQPSVRPRHQYLSGYPNCNIHVKRGNNPYI